A genomic window from Cotesia glomerata isolate CgM1 linkage group LG7, MPM_Cglom_v2.3, whole genome shotgun sequence includes:
- the LOC123269634 gene encoding uncharacterized protein LOC123269634: MITAKIWLGKASLMTEWLFVVNTLPTNNTWRDITLVSSRTLVVPIKSKSAGDVRNAMKSVIQQARKPKNLHVDSGKEFYNKELKDLMKKYKIDMDSTFSYLKESICERFNRTFKNIMWQQFTLRGTYEWVYILDDLVTYYYNTKHRTIKMKPVDVSTSNEQVILRTVYKPLQTNNLKLKENKFKEGNKVRISKYKHVFE; the protein is encoded by the exons atgataaccgccaaaatttggctcggaAAAGCAAGTCTTATGACAGAGTGGTTATTTGTGGTGAATACTCTTCCAACAAATAACACCTGGAGGGATATTACCTTGGTTTCGTCTAGAACATTG GTAGTACctattaaaagtaaaagtgCTGGTGATGTTAGAAACGCAATGAAAAGTGTTATACAACAAGCTCGCAAACCGAAAAATCTTCATGTTGATAGTGGTAAAGAGTTTTATAACAAGGAACTTAAAGAtctcatgaaaaaatataaaatagatatgGACTCTACATTCAGCTATTTGAAAGAATCCATATGTGAACGTTTCAAtcgaacttttaaaaatataatgtggCAACAATTCACCTTGCGAGGTACTTATGAATGGGTTTATATACTCGATGATTTGGTgacttattattataatactaaGCATCGTACAATTAAAATGAAACCTGTTGATGTATCTACTTCTAATGAACAAGTAATTCTAAGAACAGTTTACAAACCTCTTCAGACAAACAATCTGAAGTTgaaggaaaataaatttaaagaaggAAATAAAGTTCGAATTAGCAAGTATAAACATGTTTTTGAATAA